One window of the Gambusia affinis linkage group LG13, SWU_Gaff_1.0, whole genome shotgun sequence genome contains the following:
- the ablim1a gene encoding actin-binding LIM protein 1a isoform X4, with the protein MVMVKEKVSHTQDTHHHSSEKPLIQCYKCGEPCKGEVLRVQNKHFHLKCFTCKVCGCDLAQGGFFMKNGEYLCMLDYQRMHGTRCNGCGDFVEGEVVTALGKTYHPSCFVCTICKRPFPAGDRVTFNGKDCLCQYCAEPMSPGPKDILGSSNCSGCGRDIKNGQALLALDRQWHLGCFKCKACGKVLTGEYISKDGAPYCEKDYQIHFGVQCEACHQFITGKVLEAGDKHYHPSCARCSRCNQMFTEGEEMYLQGSTVWHPGCKNTTRTEERHRERLLPPSLLFLQQTERQPTRSSSESICSRPGSSIPGSPGHTIYAKVDNEILDYRDLAAIPKVKAIYDIERPDLITYEPMYTTSLDEKDERRECVGELYSARRERSPMPDDKSSRNMSPTPSAESFYDRRDRILQRSTSQGSIGSPVYNRHGYTPTLSRSPQHFHRPEALTGMQKLCSSLCSNSVGSRNSDSRPTSPFRHHFLPHSQGPDPPSGRSSPLPLRPDSRPVTPPLSQTPKHFHVPDQGINIYRKPPIYKLHDTAAVAQQSKSGEDIIRSATFPAAHAPSLDDSSRSEGDCWPHSLAVLGSEGRRRSREEEEEEALKRKQLQEEHLSKIQSGLGKLILKEEMEKEQIRERHARSLSAQRYDPKMNNCDADPTSPTKTNSLPGYGRNGLHRPQSTDFTQYNSYGDMCGGGREFQHIKDGRAALARMDRGVSMPNMLEPKVYPYEMLMITSRGRAKLPRDVDRTRLERHLAPETFFEIFGMEIQEFDRLPLWKRNDMKKKAKLF; encoded by the exons ATGGTCATGGTCAAAGAAAAAG TGTCTCATACCCAGGACACACACCACCACTCCAGCGAGAAGCCCCTGATTCAGTGCTACAAGTGCGGGGAGCCATGTAAGGGCGAGGTCCTCCGGGTGCAGAACAAACACTTTCACCTGAAGTGTTTCACctgtaaag TGTGCGGCTGTGACCTCGCCCAGGGGGGCTTCTTCATGAAGAATGGGGAATATCTGTGCATGCTCGACTACCAACGCATGCACGGCACCCGCTGCAACGGTTGCGGGGACTTTGTCGAGGGAGAAGTCGTCACCGCCCTGGGCAAGACCTACCATCCTTCCTGCTTCGTCTGCACCATCTGCAA ACGACCGTTCCCGGCCGGAGACAGGGTGACCTTCAACGGGAAGGACTGCCTGTGTCAGTACTGCGCTGAGCCCATGTCTCCTGGACCGAAGGACATCCTGGGCTCCAGCA ATTGCTCAGGATGTGGCCGCGACATCAAGAACGGTCAGGCTCTTCTGGCACTGGACAGACAGTGGCATCTGGGCTGCTTTAAGTGTAAGGCCTGTGGCAAAGTGCTGACCGGGGAGTACATCAGCAA GGATGGCGCCCCCTACTGCGAGAAGGACTACCAGATCCATTTTGGAGTTCAGTGTGAGGCGTGTCATCAGTTCATCACGGGGAAGGTGTTAGAG GCAGGAGATAAACACTACCACCCCAGCTGTGCGAGATGCAGCAGGTGCAATCAGATGTTCACAGAGGGAGAAGAGATGTATTTGCAAG GCTCGACAGTGTGGCATCCTGGGTGCAAGAACACCACCAGAACAGAGGAGAGACACAGAGAACGG CTGTTGCCTCCGTCCCTCTTATTCCTCCAACAAACAGAAAGGCAG CCTACGAGGTCGTCATCTGAGAGCATTTGTTCCCGACCTGGTTCAAGCATACCTGGCTCACCGGGTCACACCATCTAT GCAAAAGTAGACAATGAGATCCTTGATTACAGAGACCTAGCTGCCATTCCAAAAGTTAAAGCCATTTATGACATTGAGCGCCCCGATCTTATCACATATGAACCTATGTACACAACCTCTCTGGACGAGAAAGATGAGAGACGAGAGTGTGTGGGAGAG CTCTACTCTGCTAGACGGGAGCGTTCCCCAATGCCCGATGATAAG tcgTCAAGAAACATGTCACCAACCCCATCAGCTGAG AGTTTTTACGACAGGAGGGACCGCATTCTCCAAAGATCCACCAGTCAAGGCTCCATAGGGTCCCCGGTGTATAATCGCCACGGTTACACTCCCACCCTATCACGTTCACCGCAGCATTTTCACAGACCTG AAGCTCTGACAGGCATGCAGAAGCTCTGCTCCTCCCTGTGCAGTAACAGTGTGGGCTCCAGAAATAGTGACTCTCGTCCCACCTCCCCTTTCAGACACCACTTCCTCCCCCATAGCCAAG GCCCCGACCCACCGAGTGGCCGGAGTTCCCCCCTGCCGCTCAGGCCCGACAGCCGGCCGGTCACCCCGCCTCTCTCTCAGACCCCTAAACATTTCCACGTCCCAG atcAGGGGATCAACATCTACAGAAAACCGCCCATCTACAAACTACACG ATACAGCTGCCGTAGCTCAGCAAAGCAAGTCTGGTGAGGACATCATCAGATCCGCCACCTTCCCTGCTGCCCATGCTCCCTCCCTGGATGACAGCTCCCGGAGTGAGGGCGACTGTTGGCCCCACTCTCTCGCTGTTTTAG GTTCAGAAGGGAGGAGGCGGTctagagaggaggaggaggaagaagctTTGAAAAGAAAGCAACTTCAGGAAGAACATCTCAGTAAG ATTCAGTCTGGACTGGGAAAACTCATTCTGAAGGAGGAGATGGAGAAAGAGCAGATTAGGGAGCGGCACGCACGCAGCCTCTCTGCTCAGCGCTACGATCCCAAAATGAACAACTGTGACGCAG ATCCAACGTCTCCAACCAAGACCAACTCTCTGCCTGGTTATGGACGGAACGGTCTGCATCGG cCTCAGTCTACAGATTTCACCCAGTACAACAGCTATGGAGACATGTGTGGTGGAGGAAGAG AGTTTCAG CACATTAAGGATGGCCGTGCAGCACTTGCAAGGATGGACAGGGGAGTATCTATGCCTAATATGTTGGAACCAAAA GTGTATCCCTATGAAATGCTCATGATAACCAGTAGAGGGAGAGCTAAACTGCCCAGGGATGTGGACAGAACCAGACTGGAG CGCCACTTAGCACCCGAAACGTTCTTTGAGATCTTTGGAATGGAGATCCAGGAGTTTGACAGGCTTCCCCTGTGGAAACGCAACGACATGAAAAAGAAGGCCAAgctcttttag
- the ablim1a gene encoding actin-binding LIM protein 1a isoform X1, giving the protein MEERHTLKQEQPGYDGLCNYAQKITSCFGLDVSHTQDTHHHSSEKPLIQCYKCGEPCKGEVLRVQNKHFHLKCFTCKVCGCDLAQGGFFMKNGEYLCMLDYQRMHGTRCNGCGDFVEGEVVTALGKTYHPSCFVCTICKRPFPAGDRVTFNGKDCLCQYCAEPMSPGPKDILGSSNCSGCGRDIKNGQALLALDRQWHLGCFKCKACGKVLTGEYISKDGAPYCEKDYQIHFGVQCEACHQFITGKVLEAGDKHYHPSCARCSRCNQMFTEGEEMYLQGSTVWHPGCKNTTRTEERHRERLLPPSLLFLQQTERQPTRSSSESICSRPGSSIPGSPGHTIYAKVDNEILDYRDLAAIPKVKAIYDIERPDLITYEPMYTTSLDEKDERRECVGELYSARRERSPMPDDKSSRNMSPTPSAESFYDRRDRILQRSTSQGSIGSPVYNRHGYTPTLSRSPQHFHRPEALTGMQKLCSSLCSNSVGSRNSDSRPTSPFRHHFLPHSQGPDPPSGRSSPLPLRPDSRPVTPPLSQTPKHFHVPDQGINIYRKPPIYKLHDTAAVAQQSKSGEDIIRSATFPAAHAPSLDDSSRSEGDCWPHSLAVLGSEGRRRSREEEEEEALKRKQLQEEHLSKIQSGLGKLILKEEMEKEQIRERHARSLSAQRYDPKMNNCDADPTSPTKTNSLPGYGRNGLHRPQSTDFTQYNSYGDMCGGGREFQHIKDGRAALARMDRGVSMPNMLEPKVYPYEMLMITSRGRAKLPRDVDRTRLERHLAPETFFEIFGMEIQEFDRLPLWKRNDMKKKAKLF; this is encoded by the exons TGTCTCATACCCAGGACACACACCACCACTCCAGCGAGAAGCCCCTGATTCAGTGCTACAAGTGCGGGGAGCCATGTAAGGGCGAGGTCCTCCGGGTGCAGAACAAACACTTTCACCTGAAGTGTTTCACctgtaaag TGTGCGGCTGTGACCTCGCCCAGGGGGGCTTCTTCATGAAGAATGGGGAATATCTGTGCATGCTCGACTACCAACGCATGCACGGCACCCGCTGCAACGGTTGCGGGGACTTTGTCGAGGGAGAAGTCGTCACCGCCCTGGGCAAGACCTACCATCCTTCCTGCTTCGTCTGCACCATCTGCAA ACGACCGTTCCCGGCCGGAGACAGGGTGACCTTCAACGGGAAGGACTGCCTGTGTCAGTACTGCGCTGAGCCCATGTCTCCTGGACCGAAGGACATCCTGGGCTCCAGCA ATTGCTCAGGATGTGGCCGCGACATCAAGAACGGTCAGGCTCTTCTGGCACTGGACAGACAGTGGCATCTGGGCTGCTTTAAGTGTAAGGCCTGTGGCAAAGTGCTGACCGGGGAGTACATCAGCAA GGATGGCGCCCCCTACTGCGAGAAGGACTACCAGATCCATTTTGGAGTTCAGTGTGAGGCGTGTCATCAGTTCATCACGGGGAAGGTGTTAGAG GCAGGAGATAAACACTACCACCCCAGCTGTGCGAGATGCAGCAGGTGCAATCAGATGTTCACAGAGGGAGAAGAGATGTATTTGCAAG GCTCGACAGTGTGGCATCCTGGGTGCAAGAACACCACCAGAACAGAGGAGAGACACAGAGAACGG CTGTTGCCTCCGTCCCTCTTATTCCTCCAACAAACAGAAAGGCAG CCTACGAGGTCGTCATCTGAGAGCATTTGTTCCCGACCTGGTTCAAGCATACCTGGCTCACCGGGTCACACCATCTAT GCAAAAGTAGACAATGAGATCCTTGATTACAGAGACCTAGCTGCCATTCCAAAAGTTAAAGCCATTTATGACATTGAGCGCCCCGATCTTATCACATATGAACCTATGTACACAACCTCTCTGGACGAGAAAGATGAGAGACGAGAGTGTGTGGGAGAG CTCTACTCTGCTAGACGGGAGCGTTCCCCAATGCCCGATGATAAG tcgTCAAGAAACATGTCACCAACCCCATCAGCTGAG AGTTTTTACGACAGGAGGGACCGCATTCTCCAAAGATCCACCAGTCAAGGCTCCATAGGGTCCCCGGTGTATAATCGCCACGGTTACACTCCCACCCTATCACGTTCACCGCAGCATTTTCACAGACCTG AAGCTCTGACAGGCATGCAGAAGCTCTGCTCCTCCCTGTGCAGTAACAGTGTGGGCTCCAGAAATAGTGACTCTCGTCCCACCTCCCCTTTCAGACACCACTTCCTCCCCCATAGCCAAG GCCCCGACCCACCGAGTGGCCGGAGTTCCCCCCTGCCGCTCAGGCCCGACAGCCGGCCGGTCACCCCGCCTCTCTCTCAGACCCCTAAACATTTCCACGTCCCAG atcAGGGGATCAACATCTACAGAAAACCGCCCATCTACAAACTACACG ATACAGCTGCCGTAGCTCAGCAAAGCAAGTCTGGTGAGGACATCATCAGATCCGCCACCTTCCCTGCTGCCCATGCTCCCTCCCTGGATGACAGCTCCCGGAGTGAGGGCGACTGTTGGCCCCACTCTCTCGCTGTTTTAG GTTCAGAAGGGAGGAGGCGGTctagagaggaggaggaggaagaagctTTGAAAAGAAAGCAACTTCAGGAAGAACATCTCAGTAAG ATTCAGTCTGGACTGGGAAAACTCATTCTGAAGGAGGAGATGGAGAAAGAGCAGATTAGGGAGCGGCACGCACGCAGCCTCTCTGCTCAGCGCTACGATCCCAAAATGAACAACTGTGACGCAG ATCCAACGTCTCCAACCAAGACCAACTCTCTGCCTGGTTATGGACGGAACGGTCTGCATCGG cCTCAGTCTACAGATTTCACCCAGTACAACAGCTATGGAGACATGTGTGGTGGAGGAAGAG AGTTTCAG CACATTAAGGATGGCCGTGCAGCACTTGCAAGGATGGACAGGGGAGTATCTATGCCTAATATGTTGGAACCAAAA GTGTATCCCTATGAAATGCTCATGATAACCAGTAGAGGGAGAGCTAAACTGCCCAGGGATGTGGACAGAACCAGACTGGAG CGCCACTTAGCACCCGAAACGTTCTTTGAGATCTTTGGAATGGAGATCCAGGAGTTTGACAGGCTTCCCCTGTGGAAACGCAACGACATGAAAAAGAAGGCCAAgctcttttag
- the ablim1a gene encoding actin-binding LIM protein 1a isoform X5, which translates to MEERHTLKQEQPGYDGLCNYAQKITSCFGLDVSHTQDTHHHSSEKPLIQCYKCGEPCKGEVLRVQNKHFHLKCFTCKVCGCDLAQGGFFMKNGEYLCMLDYQRMHGTRCNGCGDFVEGEVVTALGKTYHPSCFVCTICKRPFPAGDRVTFNGKDCLCQYCAEPMSPGPKDILGSSNCSGCGRDIKNGQALLALDRQWHLGCFKCKACGKVLTGEYISKDGAPYCEKDYQIHFGVQCEACHQFITGKVLEAGDKHYHPSCARCSRCNQMFTEGEEMYLQGSTVWHPGCKNTTRTEERHRERLLPPSLLFLQQTERQPTRSSSESICSRPGSSIPGSPGHTIYAKVDNEILDYRDLAAIPKVKAIYDIERPDLITYEPMYTTSLDEKDERRECVGELYSARRERSPMPDDKSSRNMSPTPSAESFYDRRDRILQRSTSQGSIGSPVYNRHGYTPTLSRSPQHFHRPEALTGMQKLCSSLCSNSVGSRNSDSRPTSPFRHHFLPHSQGPDPPSGRSSPLPLRPDSRPVTPPLSQTPKHFHVPDQGINIYRKPPIYKLHDTAAVAQQSKSGEDIIRSATFPAAHAPSLDDSSRSEGDCWPHSLAVLGSEGRRRSREEEEEEALKRKQLQEEHLSKIQSGLGKLILKEEMEKEQIRERHARSLSAQRYDPKMNNCDADPTSPTKTNSLPGYGRNGLHRPQSTDFTQYNSYGDMCGGGREFQVYPYEMLMITSRGRAKLPRDVDRTRLERHLAPETFFEIFGMEIQEFDRLPLWKRNDMKKKAKLF; encoded by the exons TGTCTCATACCCAGGACACACACCACCACTCCAGCGAGAAGCCCCTGATTCAGTGCTACAAGTGCGGGGAGCCATGTAAGGGCGAGGTCCTCCGGGTGCAGAACAAACACTTTCACCTGAAGTGTTTCACctgtaaag TGTGCGGCTGTGACCTCGCCCAGGGGGGCTTCTTCATGAAGAATGGGGAATATCTGTGCATGCTCGACTACCAACGCATGCACGGCACCCGCTGCAACGGTTGCGGGGACTTTGTCGAGGGAGAAGTCGTCACCGCCCTGGGCAAGACCTACCATCCTTCCTGCTTCGTCTGCACCATCTGCAA ACGACCGTTCCCGGCCGGAGACAGGGTGACCTTCAACGGGAAGGACTGCCTGTGTCAGTACTGCGCTGAGCCCATGTCTCCTGGACCGAAGGACATCCTGGGCTCCAGCA ATTGCTCAGGATGTGGCCGCGACATCAAGAACGGTCAGGCTCTTCTGGCACTGGACAGACAGTGGCATCTGGGCTGCTTTAAGTGTAAGGCCTGTGGCAAAGTGCTGACCGGGGAGTACATCAGCAA GGATGGCGCCCCCTACTGCGAGAAGGACTACCAGATCCATTTTGGAGTTCAGTGTGAGGCGTGTCATCAGTTCATCACGGGGAAGGTGTTAGAG GCAGGAGATAAACACTACCACCCCAGCTGTGCGAGATGCAGCAGGTGCAATCAGATGTTCACAGAGGGAGAAGAGATGTATTTGCAAG GCTCGACAGTGTGGCATCCTGGGTGCAAGAACACCACCAGAACAGAGGAGAGACACAGAGAACGG CTGTTGCCTCCGTCCCTCTTATTCCTCCAACAAACAGAAAGGCAG CCTACGAGGTCGTCATCTGAGAGCATTTGTTCCCGACCTGGTTCAAGCATACCTGGCTCACCGGGTCACACCATCTAT GCAAAAGTAGACAATGAGATCCTTGATTACAGAGACCTAGCTGCCATTCCAAAAGTTAAAGCCATTTATGACATTGAGCGCCCCGATCTTATCACATATGAACCTATGTACACAACCTCTCTGGACGAGAAAGATGAGAGACGAGAGTGTGTGGGAGAG CTCTACTCTGCTAGACGGGAGCGTTCCCCAATGCCCGATGATAAG tcgTCAAGAAACATGTCACCAACCCCATCAGCTGAG AGTTTTTACGACAGGAGGGACCGCATTCTCCAAAGATCCACCAGTCAAGGCTCCATAGGGTCCCCGGTGTATAATCGCCACGGTTACACTCCCACCCTATCACGTTCACCGCAGCATTTTCACAGACCTG AAGCTCTGACAGGCATGCAGAAGCTCTGCTCCTCCCTGTGCAGTAACAGTGTGGGCTCCAGAAATAGTGACTCTCGTCCCACCTCCCCTTTCAGACACCACTTCCTCCCCCATAGCCAAG GCCCCGACCCACCGAGTGGCCGGAGTTCCCCCCTGCCGCTCAGGCCCGACAGCCGGCCGGTCACCCCGCCTCTCTCTCAGACCCCTAAACATTTCCACGTCCCAG atcAGGGGATCAACATCTACAGAAAACCGCCCATCTACAAACTACACG ATACAGCTGCCGTAGCTCAGCAAAGCAAGTCTGGTGAGGACATCATCAGATCCGCCACCTTCCCTGCTGCCCATGCTCCCTCCCTGGATGACAGCTCCCGGAGTGAGGGCGACTGTTGGCCCCACTCTCTCGCTGTTTTAG GTTCAGAAGGGAGGAGGCGGTctagagaggaggaggaggaagaagctTTGAAAAGAAAGCAACTTCAGGAAGAACATCTCAGTAAG ATTCAGTCTGGACTGGGAAAACTCATTCTGAAGGAGGAGATGGAGAAAGAGCAGATTAGGGAGCGGCACGCACGCAGCCTCTCTGCTCAGCGCTACGATCCCAAAATGAACAACTGTGACGCAG ATCCAACGTCTCCAACCAAGACCAACTCTCTGCCTGGTTATGGACGGAACGGTCTGCATCGG cCTCAGTCTACAGATTTCACCCAGTACAACAGCTATGGAGACATGTGTGGTGGAGGAAGAG AGTTTCAG GTGTATCCCTATGAAATGCTCATGATAACCAGTAGAGGGAGAGCTAAACTGCCCAGGGATGTGGACAGAACCAGACTGGAG CGCCACTTAGCACCCGAAACGTTCTTTGAGATCTTTGGAATGGAGATCCAGGAGTTTGACAGGCTTCCCCTGTGGAAACGCAACGACATGAAAAAGAAGGCCAAgctcttttag
- the ablim1a gene encoding actin-binding LIM protein 1a isoform X7 — MEERHTLKQEQPGYDGLCNYAQKITSCFGLDVSHTQDTHHHSSEKPLIQCYKCGEPCKGEVLRVQNKHFHLKCFTCKVCGCDLAQGGFFMKNGEYLCMLDYQRMHGTRCNGCGDFVEGEVVTALGKTYHPSCFVCTICKRPFPAGDRVTFNGKDCLCQYCAEPMSPGPKDILGSSNCSGCGRDIKNGQALLALDRQWHLGCFKCKACGKVLTGEYISKDGAPYCEKDYQIHFGVQCEACHQFITGKVLEAGDKHYHPSCARCSRCNQMFTEGEEMYLQGSTVWHPGCKNTTRTEERHRERLLPPSLLFLQQTERQPTRSSSESICSRPGSSIPGSPGHTIYAKVDNEILDYRDLAAIPKVKAIYDIERPDLITYEPMYTTSLDEKDERRECVGELYSARRERSPMPDDKSSRNMSPTPSAESFYDRRDRILQRSTSQGSIGSPVYNRHGYTPTLSRSPQHFHRPEALTGMQKLCSSLCSNSVGSRNSDSRPTSPFRHHFLPHSQGPDPPSGRSSPLPLRPDSRPVTPPLSQTPKHFHVPDQGINIYRKPPIYKLHDTAAVAQQSKSGEDIIRSATFPAAHAPSLDDSSRSEGDCWPHSLAVLGSEGRRRSREEEEEEALKRKQLQEEHLSKIQSGLGKLILKEEMEKEQIRERHARSLSAQRYDPKMNNCDADPTSPTKTNSLPGYGRNGLHRPQSTDFTQYNSYGDMCGGGREFQHIKDGRAALARMDRGVSMPNMLEPKRHLAPETFFEIFGMEIQEFDRLPLWKRNDMKKKAKLF, encoded by the exons TGTCTCATACCCAGGACACACACCACCACTCCAGCGAGAAGCCCCTGATTCAGTGCTACAAGTGCGGGGAGCCATGTAAGGGCGAGGTCCTCCGGGTGCAGAACAAACACTTTCACCTGAAGTGTTTCACctgtaaag TGTGCGGCTGTGACCTCGCCCAGGGGGGCTTCTTCATGAAGAATGGGGAATATCTGTGCATGCTCGACTACCAACGCATGCACGGCACCCGCTGCAACGGTTGCGGGGACTTTGTCGAGGGAGAAGTCGTCACCGCCCTGGGCAAGACCTACCATCCTTCCTGCTTCGTCTGCACCATCTGCAA ACGACCGTTCCCGGCCGGAGACAGGGTGACCTTCAACGGGAAGGACTGCCTGTGTCAGTACTGCGCTGAGCCCATGTCTCCTGGACCGAAGGACATCCTGGGCTCCAGCA ATTGCTCAGGATGTGGCCGCGACATCAAGAACGGTCAGGCTCTTCTGGCACTGGACAGACAGTGGCATCTGGGCTGCTTTAAGTGTAAGGCCTGTGGCAAAGTGCTGACCGGGGAGTACATCAGCAA GGATGGCGCCCCCTACTGCGAGAAGGACTACCAGATCCATTTTGGAGTTCAGTGTGAGGCGTGTCATCAGTTCATCACGGGGAAGGTGTTAGAG GCAGGAGATAAACACTACCACCCCAGCTGTGCGAGATGCAGCAGGTGCAATCAGATGTTCACAGAGGGAGAAGAGATGTATTTGCAAG GCTCGACAGTGTGGCATCCTGGGTGCAAGAACACCACCAGAACAGAGGAGAGACACAGAGAACGG CTGTTGCCTCCGTCCCTCTTATTCCTCCAACAAACAGAAAGGCAG CCTACGAGGTCGTCATCTGAGAGCATTTGTTCCCGACCTGGTTCAAGCATACCTGGCTCACCGGGTCACACCATCTAT GCAAAAGTAGACAATGAGATCCTTGATTACAGAGACCTAGCTGCCATTCCAAAAGTTAAAGCCATTTATGACATTGAGCGCCCCGATCTTATCACATATGAACCTATGTACACAACCTCTCTGGACGAGAAAGATGAGAGACGAGAGTGTGTGGGAGAG CTCTACTCTGCTAGACGGGAGCGTTCCCCAATGCCCGATGATAAG tcgTCAAGAAACATGTCACCAACCCCATCAGCTGAG AGTTTTTACGACAGGAGGGACCGCATTCTCCAAAGATCCACCAGTCAAGGCTCCATAGGGTCCCCGGTGTATAATCGCCACGGTTACACTCCCACCCTATCACGTTCACCGCAGCATTTTCACAGACCTG AAGCTCTGACAGGCATGCAGAAGCTCTGCTCCTCCCTGTGCAGTAACAGTGTGGGCTCCAGAAATAGTGACTCTCGTCCCACCTCCCCTTTCAGACACCACTTCCTCCCCCATAGCCAAG GCCCCGACCCACCGAGTGGCCGGAGTTCCCCCCTGCCGCTCAGGCCCGACAGCCGGCCGGTCACCCCGCCTCTCTCTCAGACCCCTAAACATTTCCACGTCCCAG atcAGGGGATCAACATCTACAGAAAACCGCCCATCTACAAACTACACG ATACAGCTGCCGTAGCTCAGCAAAGCAAGTCTGGTGAGGACATCATCAGATCCGCCACCTTCCCTGCTGCCCATGCTCCCTCCCTGGATGACAGCTCCCGGAGTGAGGGCGACTGTTGGCCCCACTCTCTCGCTGTTTTAG GTTCAGAAGGGAGGAGGCGGTctagagaggaggaggaggaagaagctTTGAAAAGAAAGCAACTTCAGGAAGAACATCTCAGTAAG ATTCAGTCTGGACTGGGAAAACTCATTCTGAAGGAGGAGATGGAGAAAGAGCAGATTAGGGAGCGGCACGCACGCAGCCTCTCTGCTCAGCGCTACGATCCCAAAATGAACAACTGTGACGCAG ATCCAACGTCTCCAACCAAGACCAACTCTCTGCCTGGTTATGGACGGAACGGTCTGCATCGG cCTCAGTCTACAGATTTCACCCAGTACAACAGCTATGGAGACATGTGTGGTGGAGGAAGAG AGTTTCAG CACATTAAGGATGGCCGTGCAGCACTTGCAAGGATGGACAGGGGAGTATCTATGCCTAATATGTTGGAACCAAAA CGCCACTTAGCACCCGAAACGTTCTTTGAGATCTTTGGAATGGAGATCCAGGAGTTTGACAGGCTTCCCCTGTGGAAACGCAACGACATGAAAAAGAAGGCCAAgctcttttag